Sequence from the Sporichthyaceae bacterium genome:
TCGACCGCGGTCCGCTGTCCCGCGAGGAGATCGCGGCGGGGGTCGCCGCGATCATCCCGACCGGCTCCTACGTCAACCTCGGCATCGGCCTGCCCACCCTGGTGGCCGACCATCTGCGCCCGGAACAGGGCGTGGTGCTGCACACGGAGAACGGCATGTTGGGCATGGGCCGCGCGGCGCTGGACGGGGAGATCGACCCGGACCTGATCAACGCCGGGAAGATCCCGGTGATCGCGGCGCCGGGCGCCAGCTACTTCCACCAGGCCGACTCGTTCGCGATGATGCGCGGCGGGCACCTCGACGTGTGCGTGCTCGGCGCCTTCCAGGTCGCCGTGGACGGTGACCTGGCCAACTGGCACACCGGCGAACCCGACGCCATCCCGGCCGTCGGCGGCGCGATGGACCTGGCCATCGGGGCCAAGCAGGTCATCGTCACCATGCCGCTGTTCGACCGCGCCGGTAGGGCGAAGCTGGTTCTGCGGTGCAGCTATCCGCTGACCGGGGTGCGCTGCGTCGGCCGGGTGCACACCGACCACGCGACCTTCGTGTTAGCCGCTGGCCGGGTGCA
This genomic interval carries:
- a CDS encoding CoA-transferase — protein: MTAAQIETVEHLDRGPLSREEIAAGVAAIIPTGSYVNLGIGLPTLVADHLRPEQGVVLHTENGMLGMGRAALDGEIDPDLINAGKIPVIAAPGASYFHQADSFAMMRGGHLDVCVLGAFQVAVDGDLANWHTGEPDAIPAVGGAMDLAIGAKQVIVTMPLFDRAGRAKLVLRCSYPLTGVRCVGRVHTDHATFVLAAGRVHVEATFGITVNDLTQRVPVLGHPAWT